The Sulfurimonas crateris genomic interval AAGACGATGAGGCATTTGCAGTAATGTTAGGATATGAAGCTAAAGATGTAGCTACAGTAAAAGTTGCATACTCATCTGTTGATGAAGAAGGTACTATCGGTCTTGGAAATGTTGCAACGACTACAGGTCAGTCTAAGCTTTACACAGAGATGTGGTGGACTTACGGTGCTGTTTCTGCAACTGGTGCAGATTCTTATTCTATAACTGCAGAGGGAACTGTTGCAGGTATTGATCTGCTTGCAGGTTACTACTTTGCTGATATAGATGTTACTGGAACTGCAAATGATTCAGAAGTTACTGAGATAGCTCTAACTGCTACAAAATCATTTGGTCCATTGGACACTACTTTAGCAATTATTATGGATAATGAAGAAACTGCTACGACAGATTATGATACTAATCATCTTCAAGTTTATCTAACATACAATTTCTAATCACTGCCATACACCCTTTTATAAGCTCATCTTCCCCGACCTCCTTCCGGGGGAATGAGCCCTCCTCATCTTCTCCTTTCCTGTTTTGTGTGAAGATGAGTAGGTCTCATTTTGATCTTTTTTAGCTATAATTTTTTTCAATGAACAGATTAATTAAAAAAACGGCATATATACTTTTCATGCTTCTTCTTATCTCCGTTATCTCTTTTTTGGCGATCCATGCCGCGCCCAACAGCTTTTTTGGAGCAGGTGAATTAAACCCGAATATGACGGACGAGGCAATAGCCGCGCTAAAAGCCGTATACGGTCTTGACAAACCTCTGTCGCAGCAATATACAGACTGGGTTATAAACATCTTTAGCCTAAATTTCGGCATCTCTTTTGTAAGCGGTCAGGATGTAAGTGCCGAGATACTAAAGCGCCTCCCCGTAACATTAACTATGAATATAAGCGCGCTTGTTGCCGTATTTGTAATATCTCTCTATTTAGGTATAAAAGCGGCACTTAGTTATGAGAAAAAGAGTGACTACATCATTCGCCAGATATCTCTTGTATCGTTCTCTATGCCTTCGTTTTACCTGGCACTTCTTTTTATAATCTTTTTCTCTTTGACCTTGGGGTTGTTTCCTATCTCTGGTCTGCACTCCGTAGAGCCAAAAGAGGGAGTCGCTTACTATCTTGATATGGCGTGGCATCTGGTCTTGCCTGTAGGGGTTATGATATTTGTGGGGCTTGGAAGTATGATAATCTATATCCGCTCTCTCACGCTGGAGATACTAAAGAGCGACTACTACTACTTCGCACTCTCCCGCGGTTTGGGTAAAAAAGAGCTTCTTCGCTACTACATACTTCCAAATCTTCTGCCGCCGATAATCACTCTTTTGGGGCTCTCTTTGCCGGGGCTTATAGGCGGAAGTGTTATTTTGGAGTCTATTTTCGGGATAGAGGGGATGGGGCAGCTCTTTTATATGAGCGCTCTGAGCCGTGACTACCCTATAATAATGGGCACTTTGATGATAACGGCGTTCTTGACTCTTTTAGGCAATATGATAGCGGATATGCTCCTTTTGAAGCTAAATCCTTATATGTCAAGAGAGTAGTTGGCTAGTTAAACAGAGCCGCTAACGCGTCAACGCTCTCTTTTTGTTCGCTGCTGCTCTCACTGCCATCTTGCTCAGATTTGTCACTCTCTACAAGCTCTATATTTAGACCGCTAAGCATAGAAGCAAGACGTATATTTATACCGCCTTTACCGATAGCTTTTGATTTTTGATCACTTGAGAGCGTGATGATAGCTTTCTCGGCCTCACCGTTCTCATCTTTTACGATCTCAACCGCAGATATGATAGCAGGACTCATAATTCTTGATAGGAAAAGCTCAGGAATACTCGTATACTCTATACAATCTATATTTTCACCGATAAGCTCTTGGCTTACGGCATTGATACGGACACCTTTTACACCGACAGTCGCACCGACTGCATCAACTTGCGGGTGCATGCTTACAAGCGCTATTTTAGCTCTTTCACCGGGAATGCGCGCGCTCTTTTCTATAATAACCGTACCGTCTGCTATCTCAGGTACTTCAAGTGCCAAAAGCTCCTCTAGAAATTTTGGAGAGGTACGTGAGAGCTCAATTTGGATGCCGTTCTCTTTGTCCATATTTACACGTCTTACAACAGCTTTTAGATGGTCTCCAACTTTGAAAACTTCGCCTTTTATACGGCTTTTCATTGGAAGTACCGCACGGACTTCATCGACATCTATATATGTCGCGTTGTTGTTGTCCACTCTTGTTACTCTGCCGGTAACGAGTGTCCCGATCTTAGCTTTATACTTGTTAAAAATCTCATCTTCAATAAGTCTTTGAATATGGTACTCTATCTCACGGTGAAGTGATGAAGCGGCAGTTCTTCCGTACTCTTCCAAGTCATGCGGGATCTGAAGCTGATCGTCAAGTTCTACCTGATCGTCATACTCTCTAGCCTCTGTTATAGAGATATATGCAGGAGCCGTCTCTTCATCTTTTAATC includes:
- the nusA gene encoding transcription termination factor NusA codes for the protein MEKILDIVEAIAHEKGLKPEKVKEALKTAFIQTAKRVINSKFAFEAVINSQTKTLDVIQTITVVADDDERLKDEETAPAYISITEAREYDDQVELDDQLQIPHDLEEYGRTAASSLHREIEYHIQRLIEDEIFNKYKAKIGTLVTGRVTRVDNNNATYIDVDEVRAVLPMKSRIKGEVFKVGDHLKAVVRRVNMDKENGIQIELSRTSPKFLEELLALEVPEIADGTVIIEKSARIPGERAKIALVSMHPQVDAVGATVGVKGVRINAVSQELIGENIDCIEYTSIPELFLSRIMSPAIISAVEIVKDENGEAEKAIITLSSDQKSKAIGKGGINIRLASMLSGLNIELVESDKSEQDGSESSSEQKESVDALAALFN
- a CDS encoding ABC transporter permease, which translates into the protein MNRLIKKTAYILFMLLLISVISFLAIHAAPNSFFGAGELNPNMTDEAIAALKAVYGLDKPLSQQYTDWVINIFSLNFGISFVSGQDVSAEILKRLPVTLTMNISALVAVFVISLYLGIKAALSYEKKSDYIIRQISLVSFSMPSFYLALLFIIFFSLTLGLFPISGLHSVEPKEGVAYYLDMAWHLVLPVGVMIFVGLGSMIIYIRSLTLEILKSDYYYFALSRGLGKKELLRYYILPNLLPPIITLLGLSLPGLIGGSVILESIFGIEGMGQLFYMSALSRDYPIIMGTLMITAFLTLLGNMIADMLLLKLNPYMSRE